The sequence ACAAGCTGATCCACTTTCCATCAGTCAGTGAGGGGGAGAGGCAGTGACTCCATCTGGGTGCCCGAATAGTCCTCAAGTACCAGGAGGAAACCAGCCTACCTTCATCTCTCTTGGCTCTCCATTATCTACATATTAGTCAGGCATGAGGCTTCCATAAGCACTGTAACCTTAACCGAGTACTCCACTCAATATGCTAATGTCGCTAATCAAGAATGAAATCAAGGAGAAGGCCTGTAAGTGGTATGTAATTATTATGGCACAGAGAGGTAATTTGAGTAATTCATGTGTTTAAGACAGTGTTCAaatcatatttacatttttttgtaaatgtctTGGCCTCATCAAGATCTTCATGTTCAAGTTAGACACTGTGGGAATGGAGATGTCTGCTTTTATGGGAGAATTTATACTTGACTCAAGTGATTGCACTATAAAACTGACAATTTATGACAaaatcatctttattaagtGGGAAAAATGCCAATCCCACACTCTCAGAAATAAAGGCACCAAACTGCACTTTTTCTGGGCTCATCATTTTTACCATTATGTATTTTCCATGGCAGACGATACAATAATTTAACATACATATTTGTACCTTAAGGACCACTGACATACCTTTTTAAAGCCTTACTCTAAATGCTAATAAACGCTACAACACATGCACCTCAACAGGTTCAAGATATTCTCTAAAAGTACAAAAGATGCCCTTTTGATGGTACCTCCCTAGTGAGAATAAAAAGTACAGTTTGGTACCTTTATTTCTGAAAGTGTATGTGAATCCACCTTTATAACTCCTTATGCCATGGGTACCATTTATGTTGTTGCTTTTTATAAAGTGCTATGGCCCACTTTAAAGGACTCTGTCCCATTTTTGTCACTGACAAGCATTTCACAGCCTTCAGTTTCTACAGAAAAATTAGAGAGACCTCATCAGAACAGTCCAAACGCTATATATAGAACAATTTGCACTTTACTACCCTTGGGTGCAATCTATTAGTattaagtagtagtagtagtagtagtagtagtaaggaAATATAGGTGCATACACACTCACGCTAGCATTTAGCTCTCTGTCTAGGTTATATAAATTGTTTTCCTGTGTTAAAAAGCTTCAGACTAAAGCTGTGTATGACAAGCAGAGAAGTGACAATTGTAGTTGTAAGACTAAACAACAAACCTTTGTTATCTATTCACAGACCTGTAATCCAGTGGCTTGTCTCCTCATTCATCCACAAAGTGACCCATGTTTATACTTTAAGCAATAACCATAAACTATGCAGTAAAGAAAGACATAGGCAGTATTGTCTCTGGCGCGGCTTGTTTCATGAAATAGAGGTTGACATCTGCTTGGATGGACATAAATCTAATCATAGATTAGCGCTCCTTCTCTGAGACACTTTGTGTACACTGGCCCCATAGGTCACCAACAATAGCTTGACTGACATCTCACTCAGTCTCCTACAATCATCGTCAACATTATGGCACCTCAGCTTCTCTTTGACAAGCCAAGAGTCCGCTTATCCACAATCAGCAATCCGGCCTTAGGAGTCCATCAGTGTtttccattgtgtgtgtgagtgtaatgtTTGTTGAATGGAATGACAACAGTAATTGGAATACTGTTATATGCAGCAGGGGGAAAAGTGGCATTTGATATGCCTGAGTTGTGCATACTCTACGTGCTTCCTGGTAATGTGCGATATTATTCATACAAAGTTAGATTGCATAAGCCACTGGGTAAACACTGTAAAGGTCATGTAGGATAAAAACAGGGCTATTGTGAAGAATTTTTTTCAGCAGCTTTAATGTTTGCTGTGTGGTGGATTAGCAGTGGCAAAATAATGCTTAACATGGCAGTGTAGTAAAGTATGCCTGAGTAATATAGAATTCTAAATGTAAGCATGTATGAATTAGTAATGTGAAAGCAGTAATGAAAGTGTTAATTAACTAAGcattaaaaatctaaaatgagTAATATAAGCAACAGTTATGTAagttatttaaacattatagtGTAAAAAGTAATGTAGTATTAATAATGTAGCATTAGTATTAGTAGTGTATAAGTAGTAATTTAAACACTAGTAATATAATGTAGAAGTAGACATACAGGTAGTAATGTTAGGCAGAGTAacataaaagaaataatgtacTATAATCGTTAATCACGTAAAAGTAGTtgtagtgtaaatgtagtaGTATAAGTGTTAATAATGTAAAAGTAGCAATGCATGCTGTACTAATGTTCGTTAATGAAGGCTGTTGGAAAAGATGTTCCAGTTGACTACAGTGCCACTCACTATACACGACATTCATGGCTTAAAGTATTTACCCCCTCATTACACTGCGATTTTCCTTTTTACAAACGTTTACCACACACTGTGACCTGTACACCTAGAAAATGTTCGCAATTGTCATGTAGTTGCTTACACCGACCATTTTAATAGTACACTTTCAACGTTCatgcatttatccaatcagccaatcatgtggcagtagcAAAATGCATAAAGTCAAAGGTAACATCCAAACTGGGAAAGATGATGGCTTGGCTGGTGGAGTCTGACAGggtggtttgagtatttcagaaactgtcgATCTTCTGAGATTTAAGTAcaacagtgtttagtgtatggTGCTGTGACAATGGTGGAGACAGAATCTGTTAGTCTGTGTAAATAAAGGCTAGtgatgtaatggtgtggggaatgttatCTTGCATTAGCATAGATTAGGCTCCTTAAACCTGATTATTGTTGCTGACTATGGACATGCCTTTCTGGCTACAATTTGCCCATTTCTTTATGGATATCTCCAGCAAAATAACATGCCCGTGTcacaaaacacattcaaatGCGATTCAAAAGTCATCACAAATTTTTGAAGGAGAGTCAAATCTGTAGCGATTATGTGACGCAATCATGTCAACGTTGACACGAATCTCAAGAAAATTGGCCAAAGCCTTGTTGAAAACTTGCCACAGAGAATTAAAGCTGTGCAGGATTAGCATGGTATATAATGACTGATGAGTGTAGAAACATTCTGTTCAGAAATTAGTGTTAATCGGTTCTATCAGTTATGTCTTGGGtctaatttttgtttttcagattttgAATAATGGATCAAGGCAAATTGATAAGAAGGGTGAACGTTATAGCAGAGGCATCCAAGTAAATCTTATTCTTTCAAAccaaatgtgtcatttatgttGGTTCTTAAGGTTTAATAATATTACAATTTTTAATCAAGTAGCTTAGTCTAAATTTTAGCTTTAGCTAATTTAGTTGATGGGAATTCTTTTGTTTTAGATGCTTACATATGGAAGCTTGCTTAAAGCTGAATACGAAAGGTTGCGTCCTCCATGGTTTCTTGGTAaaacaaggaaaataaatagCTGTGACTCTCTTGGCCTACGGAGCTGTACTGAATAATGCAGTATATGCCACTTATCACAGTTACAAGAGGACTGAGTATGGATTGGCCAAGCATACTGACTTAAAAACAAGTCAGGAAGGACATTATTACAGCAGAAATATTCAATGATTTAAGAGGCTGGACAAATTAATAAAAGCATAAGGTACATGTTAAAATCATCGCAGAATATTTACATCTAGGAAGGAAGATGCAGATCagatatatctttttttttgtcatatcgTAACCTATACTATTTgatttttctcagtgtgtgtcataAAAGCAGGTCAGCATCATCAGGTTGAAAGGACATTTAGACAGGTAGCATTGAATGTCCATCAGTGGACACCCCAAATATTTCCCTtcagatgaaataaaaatatacacaaacaagTAAAACATGTGCCCTGACTTCGTTTATTTAAGTGAGCAAGGTTATAGTGACGTTGTTAGTGGGAGCGTTATACTGAGAacaccagaaaagaaagaagttgAGGAGAGAAAGTGTCGTCTTTGAGAAAGACAGAGCGCTATAGGCATGTAATCGTGATGATGTCACAAAAACGCCAAAAAGGCCTTTGGAACCACTCTGATTATAATAGCTAGAGCACGCACAGTCAAAGGATCATGGGAAATGCCAATATTCAAGACCAACCATTCACCATGCTATGCAGAGGCATGGTTCTAAGTTCACGTAGAAAATGTCTTAGTAAATGAAGGTAGTTATATATACAAGTAACTGAGATGATCTGTCCCATGATGAGTCATTCACCGATATGCACTTGACTGAAAACTATACAGTATTCTCTCACCACCATAAATGTCCTTGTaaacaaaaatgacaaagtaAAAGGTTGCACAGACATGCCGTTATATTGAGAAAATAAACAGTGACAAATTACGTTTCTGGCTGGCACGCAGATCTGAAAGGAATTACAATCATGAGTCTCAAAGAACTAAGACACGAATGAAGCGCTGGTTTGGCCTCGTTGATGCAGCTGGCAGTCTTTCATTCTTCGTTGTCCTAGATTGTTATCGGCAAACGGACCTCACCATTGAAATGCTTCTCAATGCTGACGGGCTCTTTCAGTTCTGGGTGTCTGACATTTCTCAGCCCAGCGTTTATCTTCATACTTTCACAATGTCACAGTCCCAGCAGCACACAATTCAGATTTACACAGTGCTGCGTTAAACCTGCATGGAGGACAGGCACAGCCACCCTTCAGATTACACCCAGATCTGATTCATAACACCACCAGAATACACTTCAGTTTAACCCACATCCGAGACCCAGAGGTCCTTGTCGCCGAGGATGACGGCAGTGGAATAGCTTTCGTCTTCGATTCGTTTTATACAGAGAACGACACAGGTGGTTTTCAACTGACAGCTGATGGCACATCATCAACGTtgtcattaaaaatataatataaagctTCACAGTACTGAAATACTTTGTGCTTGCCTTGCATTTTCTCCTTCGTATCCATATCTTTCTGTTTCAATGTGTGTAAGCCTATTCCTAGTTTCACAAAAATAATTGAACACAGTATGCTCTGCAGTGAAAATACCTACAGCATTAATCAGCTAAAATCGCTGATCCTGATAAGCAGAGAGGCACAAAGATTAGGTAATGACAGTTGTGTTTACAGACATGTGACACAGACAAGGCAATACAGGGTTCAAGtatatacaaaatacacaagaaGGGAAGGCTTAACCTGTGAGACTACTTCTTGTAGCACCATTTTATATTTGGATAGTCATATTTAAAATGGTGAATTTGGAATCTCCACTGCTTCGATGATTCGTGCCGAGAACAGACTTCCTATGAAAGTGAATTTGTTTGTTGAATTTTCACACTTTATATAATTCCACACGGCACTATTCAAATATTGTTTGTAAAATGGATGGCGTTAGCTATACAGATTTACCACAGCTAGTCTCTTAAATCCTTTCTTACTAAAGCTTCAAGGAGGAAACTCTTGGGCCAAAACACAGGTGAAAGAGAAATTTAAGGATTAAATGCTGTTGTTGAAGCCCATTCAAATTCCCTCAACAAAGGTAGTAGTCTTTAGGTAGTTGATTCATCGCAATAATTGAACTAGTGCTTCTACTAAGCCATTAGGCCTCAGTGGTGCTCTTATGTTCTATGGCCAAAACATTGTATTTCTATAACATTACTGTCATTAAGCTCTCTCATACTGGTGTTGTCCTCCTGTTGATGGTGTCATTCAGGTCTTTGGGAAAACAGTTGTGCACTTGCAGGAATCCAGAGTCGTGTTCAGGGCTATAGGAGCTGTCAGTCCCCGATTTTAGCGGGTCTCTGCTCAGTGTATACATGTTGATCTCACCCAGAGGCACGGAGCTCACCATCTTTATTCCGACTGGAGAGGCCTCACGGGACGCCTCCGTGGAGCGCGAGCTGGAACGCGAATGTCGCCGCCTGTAGCGGAAACTGGACATGCGCGAATACGGTGAGGAGGACGAGGTAGATTTGACAAACTCTCGCCGTGCTTGGAAGCGCACCTCTTTGTTCTTTTCGATGTAGATGTTCACAGCCAGGACAGCAACCGCCTCGGCGACGATGAACGAGAGAGCCCCAAAGTAGAAGGACCAGCCGTAATTGTACTGGCTCTTCTTGTCCTCGTCACGCTTATCACTGGGATCACCAGTGTTGCTGGAGATGTAAACGATGATCCCAATGATGTTGCTCAAACCTAAAACATTATAGAGATATTAGTGCCAAGAAGCTATTTTGTTTGGTCTTCTTGCTTAAACTTAATTAaatatttccatccatccatccatccactctaATCCTACTGGGTtatggggaacctggagcctttCTTAGGTGACTTAGGAAGGACCCAAGGCAGGGTACAGCCTgaacaggatgccagtctattgcagggcacagctgcacacattcacacacagcagacaatttagagatgccaatctgCCTACACTGCAAAAATTAGTGAAGAACAGAAACTCCACGCACAAAGTGGAAGCAGGAATCAAGCCCCCAACCCTGGAAGTGTGAGGTATGCATGCTatccactaagccaccatgccccctTTTGAGGTTTTTGTTGATGTTAAATTAAACTTATTGGTGTTCCATAAAGAATTTAGAGATGCACTGATACCACCTTTTCTCCAGTACATGTTTTTGGTTCTCATCAAAATCAAAACTGATATCAAAATGAGTCACCTACTGAGTATTAAGCAAATAAAGACTTCCTGGAACATTTTTTTCAAGCTTTGTTTATAATGGGTAGCAAGCAAGCAAAGAAGAGAAAAATGCTGTAATACCTCCTCTTGATATTTTCACAGAACAGTTTGCAGTCTGCTTTGCTTTGATCGATAATTGTGAAATAACCTTCAGAAGTCACACAGCATCATGTAGTATTAGAGCTTGGTATCGTGTCATATTTTGTCTATTACCAATACCTCCTACCAATATCAGTATTGTTGGTAAAAACCCTCCATGTAGATGATTTATAGAACATTACGCAACAAAGACTCGTAAGCTTTTTACCTGCTGCCACAAACAGGATCCCGGCACTCAGCAAAATGTTATTCCTCTTGTTGTAGATGCGTCCTAATCCCACACACAGTCCCCCTAGAAGTAGTAGAACGGTACTGAGAATGGGGAACACACTGGAGGCACGTACtatacctaaacacacacacacgcacacacatacacacaaccaggtCCCGGGTTAGTTGTAGGATTTggtattatttctgttttacaaGACACAGCATTTCCACTGGCCAAATATAATGCTTAAAAGAAAGTCACTCACGTAGGAGGTATTCTGAGCTGTCAGTGTCATAGTCGTTGTCATCTGGAAAGTGATTGATACGGTAACAGCTTCCTTTGTTGAGACCTAAAGATGAATAAAGTTAAAATTAGAGTCATGATGAAGTGATGTTTCAGTGACTAGGTATGATGTAATATCCATCACTATCCATATTCTTGCACGAGCTGTAGTCTGTTTGTTCTGGCTCATTATAGTAGGTTAGGTGagtaaatattcaattcaattttatttgtatagtgctctTAACAAATGgacaatgtctcaaagcagcattattaaaatataaaaattatgtttgaaattataattaaatttatgcctaatgagcaagcctgaggcaacactatcaagaaaaaaaactccctgagattatataaatataagaaaccttgaaaggaaccagactcaaaagggaacccaaccccatctgggtgacactggagagtgtgattataaataatttactttCTAAACAGTATATAGTCAAATGGAGTTgcgtaaccaggagcttttgagtaatatactgtataagtatgagcatcagcatgatttctgaattcattaacactaaagccatcaaatgttcaatgatgAAGACCTGAGCGCAAATCCGACTACCGCAACTGCAGTTCAAAGCTTAGCGCCATAGCCTCCAAGTGTTTCtatccacagcaatcccatATATTACCAGGAAGTCCATGTGCGGCcctcctcagcagcagtgagcaccgcCAAGTGATGGGACTCCAATCAGAAGTAGAAAATCAGGGTGAATAATAAGCATGAAGCAGTTTGTTGAATTGGTGTATTCAGCGTAACCTATGCTATTTTCCTTCAAAGACAGAAAGCAATTTTAGGAATGTTGGCAAAGATTTTTTagtctgaagaaaaaaaaagattttattggCATTGCTAAGAATGATCAgtatttctgtcatttattaGAATTCACCCAGCAAAACTATGCTATACAGAATGGCTAATAGTTTATCTAGGATACTAATATTATTTGGGGCTGCAGCTGTCTATCTGTGTAGCTATTCTGACATATTGTCAGCATATGACAAGAAACAAAGTGGACAGATTACTGAGTACCATGCAGCAAAACctattatttgtttttgctattaTATGGAGACATTTGAGTTTGATATCAAAAGATGAATGTGAGACAATAGCACAGAacttcagctttcatttcctcagTGTTGAACAACATGCCATCttttgtttaatccattttCCAATTGGTCAAAATGATCAGAACATGTTACTAGCAAGTGTTGCCCAGGCGTGTCATGTTAGAACTACTTTTCTAATGACTGAACaattaatagctctgaatgtctacTTTTGGTTTGACCTGAGAAGACGGcatttgttaatttgttaaaaagaataaaCCAACATGTAGTTGTCTATGGGAGAGACACAAGCTGAGAAAAGATGGCAGCCCAAAACAAGCATTGGCCATAGCCATTACGACAATCaggaatgtcctgaaaaagaaagaaaccactgtTATACTAACAACCAGACATCAAACAGGCAGGCATATGAAAGCAAGAGCAGTTGATGACAGAAACAGCGTGAAAGCCATGAAAAATAACCCTCAAAAACATCaatgacatcaccaacaacctccagAGGGCAGGGGTGAAGGTATAACAAGCCACCATTTGAGATCAGAAATATAGAGGCATCAGAAACCAGCTTGTAATTTGCAAAAACAAAATTCTAAGTgaacctctaccaaagtgatggaaaggccaaagtgtgCAGAAAGAAGTCAAAG comes from Hemibagrus wyckioides isolate EC202008001 linkage group LG02, SWU_Hwy_1.0, whole genome shotgun sequence and encodes:
- the cacng4b gene encoding calcium channel, voltage-dependent, gamma subunit 4b, translating into MAWCDRAVQLLLATAGAFVAFSLMTIAIGTDYWLYSRAYICNATNMTDDTQSQPKKTRGDLTHSGLWRICCIEGLNKGSCYRINHFPDDNDYDTDSSEYLLRIVRASSVFPILSTVLLLLGGLCVGLGRIYNKRNNILLSAGILFVAAGLSNIIGIIVYISSNTGDPSDKRDEDKKSQYNYGWSFYFGALSFIVAEAVAVLAVNIYIEKNKEVRFQARREFVKSTSSSSPYSRMSSFRYRRRHSRSSSRSTEASREASPVGIKMVSSVPLGEINMYTLSRDPLKSGTDSSYSPEHDSGFLQVHNCFPKDLNDTINRRTTPV